One window from the genome of Pirellulales bacterium encodes:
- a CDS encoding protein kinase, translating into MSAATVDSGFVEAEFIEPGAAPVSEDTAAASTSKPKRSVRAFFRRIVDRTRGGHSIEKSDKDSQTYSRENVLTYQHTQPTFLDDTAGTKPPATEPGGLKTPDPQAPELDVPELELADLEPLDAEVEAELVIEPVDPEPLIFAEEEDEAAGPRTIGEQDFTIAFEGGLLDAEPGDLAPGDSAPPQGGDAESGGPRTITSSDLTIAFTPPEAVDDPIAGVIGVPSVVPEDDPNATRAVTDSDFTVAFVEDDAGFLDEPSSPIAGAIGPERIDPDVDEDDPTGTRRLSDSDFTIAFTPAEPENAADESQPPYSRPTIATGLTLDSADLATAAAASSGPDAPRPVTDSDYTFAFVEDDAEEKRDPRATHGIGATLNADELPAEEIERLTGMWEATISPEARPGMTIKAASPGSASQTHLVVRSRTVRAPEEPAPDGADYELLDTIGKGGMGVVYAARQASIDRTVAIKMIRRDMAGDADQRQKFLSEAVVTGDLDHPNIVPIYDLGSNESGALFYSMKRVEGTPWIKVLKKKSLSENVEILMKVADAVAFAHSRGVIHRDLKPENVMLGDFGEVLVMDWGLALLAPRFRHLGSITQSGGMGGTPAYMSPEMASGPLERIGVPSDVYLLGAILYEILTGKPPHAGKDVMSCLYAVARNEIQPTEVTGELMDIARRAMATEISERYESVIEFQSAIRLYHSHSESILLSDRAAEDLAKAEQSHDYQDYARAVFGFQEALSLWDGNERARSRLIVAKRSYAESAVAKGDLDLAASLLDPDEASYAELRTHVTAAQRDRDVRNRRFKLVVRAARALVATVVVIVTVAFFAIRAQREEAKAQAARADNEATNARIAEKEAEKQRDQAVASEQVAKEQRARAQAAENQATADRDKAIMAKQAAVEAEEAAVKARQVAVDAERAEARLRAQEEALRLQKEYDAYIASIGLVAAKIDENAFGYAQQLLNECQSHLRNWEWGRLMHLCRQSAQTFREQGPIDAVSYSPDGKHVVTGSWEGVARIWDVATGQPVRELKHGRYVHAVAYSPDGRFIATGSNDKASELKLWDAASGVEIRSFDGHTDAVLSVAFSRDGQRLLSSSYDKTARLWDVATGQQVRQFKGHTWWVWSAAFSPDESHVVTASQDGTAIVWSVDSDEKSAPFTGHAGPVYAAVFSPDGHFVATAGYDKRVLLWRPDQVRPFDFSTLLSQQSGVPTNYVAFVGHAAPVRCVRFSADGKTLLTAGHDNTVRLWDVASAVCRQTLRGHAGWVRSCSFSPDGQFVLSAGYDHQAKIWDVTHYEEFRLYGGHDDALLGATFSPDGKQIITVSRDRTAKIQDLVVGREATTLSEGHAFLVSTVAFSPDGSRVFTGAGDDTIRVWDAVTGGELRHFEHTGRGGIFALSRDGRLMLSGGEGNDALLWDVATGNTLHKLAGHRSEVTAVAISTDGKLLFTGDAVGRGRIWDAATGKQLHLLSGHSRKITAAHFLASGKRVLTASSDNSVGQWDVATGQELPAQVLKHPDGVTAMTTSWEGRFAITACADKHIRLWNLDGPRVVRDIDAGNCAISSVALSADGRRVLTACADNKVRLWDLASGMEVKNPRPQHAHGALVDTGHSAVWTAVFSPDGTHVATAGGNDATLWRVDNGREVMSYSPHGAVAAGAFSPDGQHAATCSWDGTIKIWNAKTGNVELKIVASPEKYVNSVMYSPDGSRLLSASDDATAKIWDAKTGKLLLSLPTDENAAGHQDTVRSARYSADGKRVVTASSDKTARVWDAETGESLAVLEGHEWAVLAAEFSADGTRIITGSEDNTVRIWDAATGKQLLLLEGHTAPVTSVAFTPDGTRAATGAQDNAVKLWDAKNGKEILHLKQHSQEVSSVAFSPDGKLLLTSSRDGTAIVWPAVDWQ; encoded by the coding sequence ATGTCGGCGGCCACGGTCGATTCCGGCTTTGTCGAGGCTGAGTTCATCGAGCCCGGTGCCGCGCCCGTCTCTGAAGACACGGCGGCTGCTTCGACCTCCAAGCCAAAACGCAGCGTCCGCGCCTTCTTCCGCCGGATTGTCGATCGCACGCGCGGCGGCCACTCGATCGAGAAAAGCGATAAGGATTCGCAAACCTACTCGCGCGAGAACGTTCTCACGTACCAGCACACGCAGCCGACATTTCTCGATGACACGGCCGGCACGAAGCCTCCGGCGACTGAGCCCGGCGGACTCAAGACGCCCGATCCGCAGGCACCGGAGCTCGACGTTCCTGAACTCGAACTAGCTGACCTCGAGCCGCTCGATGCTGAAGTAGAGGCCGAGCTGGTCATCGAGCCGGTCGACCCGGAGCCGCTCATCTTTGCCGAGGAGGAGGACGAAGCGGCAGGCCCTCGCACCATCGGCGAACAGGATTTCACGATCGCGTTCGAAGGCGGGCTTTTGGATGCCGAGCCAGGCGATCTGGCGCCAGGCGACTCGGCTCCGCCGCAAGGTGGGGACGCCGAATCCGGCGGCCCGCGCACGATCACCAGCAGCGACCTGACGATCGCCTTTACGCCGCCCGAAGCGGTCGATGATCCGATCGCCGGCGTTATCGGCGTCCCGAGCGTGGTCCCCGAGGATGATCCCAACGCGACGCGCGCGGTGACCGACAGTGACTTCACGGTCGCCTTTGTCGAAGATGACGCAGGCTTTCTCGATGAGCCCTCGTCGCCCATCGCGGGCGCCATCGGGCCCGAGCGAATCGATCCCGATGTCGACGAGGATGATCCGACCGGCACGCGCCGTCTGTCGGACAGCGATTTCACGATTGCCTTCACGCCCGCGGAACCGGAGAACGCCGCCGACGAATCGCAACCTCCCTACTCGCGTCCAACGATCGCGACGGGCCTGACCCTCGATTCGGCCGATCTGGCGACCGCTGCGGCGGCGTCCTCGGGCCCCGACGCGCCGCGCCCGGTCACGGATAGCGACTACACATTTGCCTTCGTCGAGGACGACGCCGAGGAAAAGCGCGATCCGCGCGCCACCCACGGCATCGGCGCGACGCTCAATGCCGACGAACTGCCGGCCGAAGAGATCGAACGCCTGACCGGCATGTGGGAAGCGACGATCTCGCCCGAGGCGCGCCCAGGCATGACCATCAAGGCCGCGTCACCTGGCTCGGCATCGCAAACACACCTGGTGGTGCGTTCGCGTACGGTGCGCGCGCCCGAGGAACCGGCGCCCGACGGCGCCGACTACGAATTGCTCGACACGATCGGCAAGGGGGGCATGGGCGTGGTTTACGCCGCCCGCCAGGCATCGATCGATCGTACCGTGGCCATCAAGATGATTCGCCGCGACATGGCCGGCGACGCCGACCAGCGTCAGAAATTCCTGTCCGAAGCCGTGGTCACTGGCGACCTCGATCATCCGAACATCGTGCCCATCTACGATCTGGGTTCGAACGAGTCGGGCGCGCTGTTCTACTCGATGAAGCGGGTCGAGGGGACGCCGTGGATCAAGGTGCTGAAGAAGAAGAGCCTTAGCGAGAATGTCGAGATCCTCATGAAGGTGGCGGACGCCGTGGCGTTCGCTCACTCGCGCGGGGTGATCCATCGCGACCTGAAGCCCGAAAACGTGATGCTCGGCGACTTCGGCGAAGTGCTGGTGATGGACTGGGGACTGGCATTATTGGCGCCACGTTTTCGCCATTTGGGTTCGATCACGCAATCGGGCGGCATGGGCGGCACGCCCGCCTATATGTCGCCGGAAATGGCCAGCGGGCCACTGGAACGCATCGGCGTGCCCAGCGACGTCTACTTGCTGGGAGCCATCCTGTACGAAATTCTAACCGGCAAGCCCCCGCATGCCGGCAAGGACGTGATGAGCTGCCTGTACGCGGTGGCGCGCAATGAAATTCAGCCCACCGAAGTTACCGGCGAGCTGATGGACATTGCCCGCCGGGCCATGGCAACGGAAATCAGCGAACGCTACGAAAGCGTCATCGAATTCCAATCGGCGATTCGCCTGTACCATTCGCATTCGGAAAGCATCTTGCTCTCGGACCGGGCCGCCGAGGACCTGGCCAAGGCCGAGCAATCGCACGACTACCAGGATTATGCCCGGGCCGTTTTCGGCTTCCAGGAAGCGCTATCCCTGTGGGATGGCAACGAGCGTGCCCGATCCCGCCTGATCGTCGCCAAGAGATCTTATGCCGAAAGTGCCGTGGCCAAGGGGGACTTGGACCTGGCGGCCTCGCTGTTGGATCCGGACGAGGCTTCATACGCCGAACTGCGCACGCACGTCACCGCGGCGCAGCGCGACCGTGACGTACGAAACAGGCGATTCAAGCTCGTGGTGCGCGCCGCGCGGGCCCTCGTGGCTACGGTGGTGGTCATCGTCACGGTGGCATTCTTCGCCATCCGGGCGCAGCGCGAAGAGGCCAAGGCCCAAGCCGCCCGCGCCGACAACGAAGCCACGAACGCTCGGATCGCCGAAAAGGAGGCAGAGAAACAGCGCGACCAGGCGGTCGCCTCGGAGCAAGTGGCCAAAGAACAACGCGCGCGGGCGCAGGCTGCGGAGAACCAGGCAACGGCCGATCGCGACAAAGCCATCATGGCTAAGCAAGCCGCGGTCGAAGCTGAGGAAGCCGCCGTCAAAGCCAGGCAAGTCGCCGTGGATGCCGAGCGGGCCGAAGCCAGGCTGCGTGCGCAGGAAGAGGCTCTGCGTCTGCAGAAGGAATACGACGCCTACATCGCTTCGATCGGCCTGGTGGCCGCCAAGATCGACGAAAACGCTTTCGGTTACGCGCAGCAACTGCTCAACGAGTGCCAATCCCATTTGCGAAATTGGGAATGGGGTCGGTTGATGCACCTCTGCCGCCAAAGCGCGCAGACGTTCCGCGAACAGGGCCCGATCGATGCGGTCAGCTACTCGCCCGACGGCAAGCACGTGGTGACCGGCAGTTGGGAAGGGGTGGCGCGAATCTGGGACGTGGCGACCGGGCAGCCCGTACGAGAATTGAAGCACGGCCGCTATGTGCACGCCGTCGCTTATTCTCCCGACGGTCGCTTCATTGCCACCGGCAGCAACGACAAAGCGAGCGAATTGAAGTTGTGGGACGCGGCGTCGGGCGTCGAGATTCGCTCGTTCGACGGTCATACCGACGCCGTGCTCAGCGTGGCTTTCTCGCGCGATGGTCAGCGGCTGTTGAGTAGCTCCTATGACAAGACCGCCCGACTGTGGGACGTCGCCACCGGCCAGCAGGTCCGTCAATTCAAAGGACACACCTGGTGGGTGTGGTCGGCCGCCTTCTCGCCGGACGAAAGCCATGTCGTCACGGCCAGCCAGGACGGCACGGCGATCGTCTGGTCGGTCGATTCCGACGAAAAGAGCGCTCCTTTCACGGGACACGCCGGACCGGTCTATGCGGCCGTCTTCTCACCCGACGGGCATTTCGTGGCCACGGCCGGCTACGACAAGCGCGTTCTGCTGTGGCGGCCTGACCAGGTGCGGCCGTTCGACTTCAGCACGCTTTTGAGCCAGCAATCGGGCGTGCCCACGAACTACGTTGCCTTCGTCGGTCATGCCGCGCCGGTGCGCTGTGTGCGCTTTTCAGCGGACGGCAAAACTCTGCTCACGGCCGGCCACGATAACACGGTAAGGTTGTGGGACGTTGCTAGCGCTGTCTGTCGCCAGACGTTGCGCGGCCATGCGGGCTGGGTGCGTTCTTGTTCGTTCTCGCCCGACGGCCAGTTCGTGCTGTCGGCCGGTTACGATCATCAGGCGAAAATCTGGGACGTGACGCATTACGAGGAATTCCGCTTATATGGCGGCCACGACGATGCGCTCCTGGGAGCGACATTCTCACCCGACGGCAAGCAGATCATCACGGTCAGCCGCGATCGTACGGCCAAGATTCAGGATCTCGTCGTCGGCCGCGAGGCCACGACGCTCAGCGAGGGGCATGCATTCCTGGTTTCGACCGTAGCCTTTTCGCCGGACGGCAGCCGGGTCTTCACGGGGGCGGGCGATGACACAATTCGTGTGTGGGATGCCGTCACCGGGGGCGAGCTGCGGCATTTCGAACACACCGGCCGCGGCGGCATCTTCGCTCTTTCGCGCGACGGCCGGCTGATGCTTTCGGGCGGCGAAGGAAATGATGCCCTGTTGTGGGACGTCGCCACCGGCAACACGTTGCACAAGCTGGCAGGCCATCGCTCGGAAGTCACGGCGGTTGCCATTTCGACCGACGGCAAGCTGTTGTTCACGGGCGACGCCGTGGGACGTGGTCGTATCTGGGACGCCGCGACAGGCAAGCAATTGCACCTGCTCTCGGGCCATAGTCGCAAGATCACGGCCGCCCATTTCCTGGCGAGCGGAAAGCGCGTACTCACGGCCAGCAGTGACAATTCCGTCGGACAATGGGACGTCGCGACCGGCCAGGAGTTGCCGGCGCAAGTGCTCAAGCATCCTGACGGCGTCACGGCCATGACCACCTCCTGGGAAGGACGCTTTGCCATCACGGCCTGTGCCGACAAGCACATTCGTTTGTGGAACCTCGATGGGCCGCGCGTGGTGCGCGATATCGACGCGGGAAATTGCGCGATTTCGTCAGTGGCCCTGTCGGCCGACGGTCGCCGCGTGCTAACGGCTTGTGCCGACAACAAGGTGCGCTTGTGGGACCTGGCCAGCGGCATGGAAGTGAAAAACCCCCGACCGCAACACGCGCACGGCGCCTTGGTCGACACCGGTCATAGCGCGGTTTGGACCGCCGTGTTTTCGCCCGACGGCACTCACGTCGCGACGGCGGGCGGCAATGACGCGACGCTCTGGCGTGTCGACAATGGCCGTGAAGTGATGTCCTACAGTCCTCATGGCGCGGTCGCGGCAGGGGCGTTCTCGCCTGATGGCCAGCACGCCGCCACGTGCAGTTGGGACGGCACGATCAAAATCTGGAATGCAAAAACCGGTAATGTCGAACTGAAGATTGTCGCCTCGCCAGAGAAGTACGTGAATTCGGTGATGTACTCACCCGACGGCTCCCGCCTGCTTTCGGCAAGCGACGACGCGACGGCGAAGATCTGGGACGCGAAGACGGGCAAGTTGCTGTTGTCGTTGCCGACGGACGAAAACGCCGCCGGCCATCAGGACACGGTTCGTTCGGCCCGGTATTCCGCAGACGGCAAGCGCGTGGTCACCGCCTCGAGCGATAAGACGGCGCGGGTGTGGGACGCCGAGACCGGCGAATCTCTGGCCGTGCTCGAAGGCCACGAGTGGGCCGTCCTGGCCGCTGAATTCTCGGCCGACGGCACGCGCATCATCACCGGCAGCGAAGATAACACCGTGCGCATCTGGGACGCCGCCACCGGCAAGCAATTGCTATTACTCGAAGGGCATACGGCGCCAGTGACCAGTGTGGCCTTTACGCCGGACGGCACGCGCGCGGCCACGGGAGCCCAGGACAATGCCGTGAAGCTGTGGGACGCCAAGAACGGCAAGGAAATCCTGCACCTGAAACAGCACTCGCAGGAAGTCTCGTCGGTGGCGTTTTCGCCGGACGGAAAGCTGCTGCTGACCAGCAGCCGCGATGGCACGGCCATCGTCTGGCCCGCCGTTGACTGGCAATAA
- a CDS encoding nuclear transport factor 2 family protein has translation MGLLLALILAGAQAPACAQESAPPTTTRDTSQEEAAVRTAADAYRKAVESGDTEAMAAFWSPDADYVDYKGRAFKIQASIIRARKQARDDGHMARPAPRTETLAIRVITPDVAVEDGTVERPDVEGDHPKLGRYCALWVKKDGKWLIDGVRESPYRAPATESHFKELGWMLGDWTAEGPQGTAEVSCVWGPQKAYILRHLKVHLKGVDRALEATQWIGWDPIHERIHSFVYDSQGGYAQGTWSKDGDAWVVSTTGVLPDGQRTASTNFYSKVDENTSIWESIDDRVDGAPTPDIRFRATRQPNKKKVESQ, from the coding sequence ATGGGACTTTTGTTGGCCCTGATATTGGCTGGTGCGCAAGCGCCGGCCTGTGCGCAGGAATCGGCGCCGCCAACGACGACTCGCGATACGAGCCAGGAAGAAGCGGCGGTTCGCACCGCGGCGGACGCTTATCGCAAGGCGGTCGAGTCGGGCGATACCGAGGCGATGGCCGCCTTTTGGTCGCCCGATGCCGATTATGTCGATTACAAGGGGCGGGCCTTCAAGATTCAGGCATCGATCATTCGTGCCAGGAAGCAGGCGCGCGACGACGGTCACATGGCTCGGCCGGCCCCCAGGACCGAGACCTTGGCGATTCGCGTCATCACGCCCGACGTGGCCGTCGAGGACGGTACGGTCGAGCGCCCCGACGTCGAAGGCGATCATCCGAAGCTGGGACGCTATTGCGCCTTGTGGGTGAAAAAAGACGGAAAATGGTTGATCGATGGCGTTCGCGAGTCCCCCTATCGGGCACCAGCGACCGAGAGTCACTTCAAGGAACTGGGATGGATGCTGGGCGATTGGACGGCCGAGGGGCCACAGGGAACGGCCGAAGTGTCCTGCGTTTGGGGCCCGCAGAAGGCGTATATTCTGCGGCACCTGAAGGTGCACCTGAAGGGAGTCGACAGGGCGCTGGAAGCCACACAATGGATCGGCTGGGACCCGATCCACGAACGAATTCATTCCTTTGTATATGATTCCCAGGGAGGCTACGCCCAGGGGACATGGTCGAAAGACGGCGACGCCTGGGTCGTTAGCACGACGGGCGTGTTACCGGACGGCCAGCGTACGGCGTCTACGAATTTCTACAGCAAAGTTGACGAAAATACGTCCATCTGGGAGTCGATTGACGACCGCGTGGACGGCGCGCCCACCCCCGATATTCGTTTTCGTGCCACCCGCCAGCCGAATAAGAAAAAGGTAGAGTCGCAGTAA
- a CDS encoding HAD family hydrolase: MTTESDLVFLFDVDNTLLDNDHVQKDLAAHLEKEFGDNSQKLYWQLFEELRSELGYADYLGALQRYRRHEMYNPQMLRMSSFLVDYPFAERVYPGALEAVAHVRRFGRTAILSDGDVVFQPRKVERSGLWKAFDGHVLIYIHKEQELDNVAQSFPARHYVLVDDKLRILTAVKNTWGDRVTTVFPRQGHYALDEKEVAKYPAADVTLDSIGELADPKLDTLWASLRGRPGAA; the protein is encoded by the coding sequence ATGACTACCGAGTCGGACCTGGTCTTTCTTTTCGACGTCGATAACACCCTTTTGGACAACGATCACGTCCAGAAAGATCTCGCAGCACATCTCGAGAAGGAGTTCGGCGACAACAGCCAGAAGCTGTATTGGCAGCTCTTCGAGGAGCTGCGCAGCGAGTTGGGCTACGCCGACTACCTGGGCGCGCTGCAGCGCTATCGCCGCCACGAGATGTACAACCCGCAGATGCTGCGGATGTCGTCATTCCTGGTCGATTATCCATTCGCCGAACGGGTGTATCCTGGCGCCCTGGAAGCCGTGGCCCACGTCCGCCGCTTCGGCCGCACGGCGATTCTCTCCGACGGCGACGTCGTCTTCCAGCCGCGCAAGGTCGAGCGGTCGGGCTTGTGGAAAGCGTTCGACGGTCACGTGCTGATCTATATCCACAAAGAGCAAGAGCTCGACAACGTCGCGCAGAGCTTTCCCGCGCGGCATTACGTGCTGGTGGATGATAAGCTGCGCATCCTCACGGCGGTGAAGAACACGTGGGGGGATCGCGTGACGACGGTCTTCCCGCGGCAAGGTCATTACGCACTGGATGAAAAGGAAGTAGCGAAGTATCCGGCGGCCGACGTCACGCTCGATTCGATCGGCGAACTGGCCGACCCGAAGCTCGATACGCTGTGGGCCTCGCTCCGTGGCCGGCCTGGTGCTGCCTAG
- a CDS encoding nuclear transport factor 2 family protein, which produces MSAQPTKLDPRQQQLVDIWERHIAAEFQTHSLEETLATMVAEPAVNHVPILTGGTGAAEIRHFYGTYFIPCQPADATFVFVSRTVGRDRLVDELIHKFTHDIAMPWLLPGVPPTGRSVELAVIVVVEFEKDKIARERIYWDQASLLVQIGLLDPRGLPVRGREVARKLLDPSLPCNTLITDGTGGD; this is translated from the coding sequence ATGAGCGCGCAACCGACGAAGCTTGATCCCCGCCAGCAACAGTTGGTCGATATTTGGGAGCGGCATATCGCGGCTGAATTCCAAACGCACAGCCTGGAAGAAACGCTCGCCACCATGGTTGCCGAGCCGGCCGTGAATCATGTGCCGATCTTGACCGGTGGAACGGGCGCGGCGGAGATCAGGCATTTTTATGGTACGTATTTCATCCCTTGCCAGCCGGCGGACGCAACTTTCGTCTTTGTTTCACGCACCGTCGGACGCGACCGGCTCGTCGATGAGCTGATTCACAAATTCACGCATGACATCGCAATGCCGTGGCTCTTGCCGGGCGTGCCGCCGACGGGCCGCAGCGTCGAACTGGCGGTGATCGTGGTCGTGGAGTTCGAAAAAGACAAAATCGCCCGCGAGCGAATCTACTGGGACCAGGCTTCGCTGCTGGTGCAGATAGGGTTATTGGATCCGAGGGGCTTGCCGGTCCGCGGCCGGGAAGTGGCGCGCAAGTTGCTCGATCCGAGCTTGCCCTGCAACACCCTGATTACCGATGGCACGGGCGGAGATTAA
- a CDS encoding VCBS repeat-containing protein has translation MSVTWTLLVLAVAAAPPPDIPWAGEGRLRVLLEVDSAGNNESQPQPAREASARTDERPADVRIEFATLLAGQGIEDQVVDPASIQVIRHEAATGAPERTGLFAFARGEFEIPSRWYDATIPYEFPECNINLATSQGRLPRTKETRTGYFYECVGEGRDGHLAFVHRDDGKPAIYGLYFDTIPADKLPDRQPPRGFVGDGSHRCEPIGHSTTGLIHSRIDVVDFNGDKLPDLLVGCSRGSIVWYPNVGRADDWKFTCSRLLATRDGEPIDVGYGSTPHVCDFDADGKLDLLVGGERNRVVWYRNVGTATAPALEYQGLVEAEGEPLELPVKPCPEGPDIFTLDYYPVLETADWDGDGDQDLLAGGYVTGRIYWYENTAGPGAPWQLHLAGELSADGEPLDVGWAAAPGVADVDGDGDLDLFTGCMLMTAGGGDSISDKKFLWFFENVGTPREPRLHARSMPHRGDFPVAAMATPRLVDFTGDGLADIIASSGERIYFFRNVGTRTEPIFEAHRDWMPGVWNNAPLAGTQFFDYDGDGRLDGVDGPRVYRNTGRGSPGIFASPISLLQPGQKIDHLSGIGDDWTFQRLYDLDDDGTFDLLDADHAGHIWWHRNRGTAKACDFDTTGVRLNLADGTPLTVGGKRTGFDALQGARATYTAGDFDGDGHADLVTTDTFGDVVYFQQAPRGGADTKVPTFEPGKKIAKLRIRGVPTACDWNGDGRLDIVAGSSAADVVVILGKRAGDVATREGATFDEPAPIKLPPAPDGAGAPLVVTDFNGDGDLDIILHTAYAYTCFYERSFIDRGYARGHVVALQTKPK, from the coding sequence ATGTCAGTGACTTGGACACTGCTGGTCCTGGCCGTTGCGGCGGCGCCGCCGCCGGATATCCCGTGGGCTGGCGAAGGCCGGCTTCGTGTGCTGCTGGAAGTGGATTCCGCGGGCAACAACGAGAGCCAACCGCAACCGGCCCGCGAGGCATCGGCGCGAACTGACGAGCGTCCGGCCGACGTGCGAATCGAATTCGCCACGCTGCTTGCCGGGCAGGGCATCGAAGACCAGGTCGTCGACCCGGCTTCGATTCAGGTCATTCGGCACGAGGCGGCAACGGGCGCGCCCGAGCGGACTGGCTTGTTTGCCTTTGCCCGTGGCGAATTCGAGATTCCTTCTCGCTGGTACGACGCCACGATCCCTTATGAGTTCCCGGAGTGCAACATCAACTTGGCAACGAGCCAAGGGCGATTGCCGCGAACCAAGGAAACCCGCACCGGCTATTTTTACGAGTGCGTGGGCGAGGGCCGCGACGGCCACCTGGCATTTGTGCATCGCGATGACGGCAAGCCCGCGATTTACGGTCTGTACTTCGACACGATTCCCGCCGACAAGCTGCCCGACCGGCAGCCGCCGCGCGGTTTCGTCGGCGACGGGTCGCATCGCTGCGAACCGATCGGCCACAGCACGACGGGCCTGATTCACAGCCGTATCGATGTCGTGGATTTCAACGGAGACAAGTTGCCGGATTTGCTCGTAGGGTGTAGCCGAGGATCGATCGTCTGGTACCCGAACGTCGGCCGCGCCGACGATTGGAAGTTCACTTGCTCCCGGCTGCTGGCGACGCGCGACGGCGAGCCGATCGACGTCGGCTACGGTTCCACGCCACACGTCTGCGATTTCGACGCTGACGGAAAGCTCGATCTGCTCGTAGGTGGCGAGCGGAACCGCGTCGTGTGGTACCGCAACGTGGGCACGGCCACGGCGCCGGCCCTGGAATATCAGGGACTCGTCGAGGCCGAGGGTGAGCCACTCGAGCTGCCCGTAAAGCCGTGCCCCGAAGGGCCCGATATTTTCACGCTCGATTATTATCCGGTGCTGGAGACGGCCGATTGGGATGGCGACGGCGATCAAGATCTGTTGGCCGGTGGTTACGTCACGGGCCGCATTTACTGGTACGAGAATACAGCCGGCCCCGGCGCGCCCTGGCAATTGCATCTCGCCGGCGAACTTTCGGCCGATGGCGAGCCGCTGGATGTCGGCTGGGCGGCGGCGCCGGGCGTGGCCGACGTCGATGGCGACGGCGACCTCGATCTGTTCACCGGCTGCATGCTCATGACGGCCGGCGGCGGCGATAGCATCAGCGACAAGAAGTTCCTCTGGTTCTTCGAGAACGTGGGCACGCCGCGCGAACCGCGGCTGCACGCGCGAAGCATGCCACATCGCGGAGACTTTCCCGTGGCTGCGATGGCCACACCGCGCTTGGTCGATTTCACCGGCGACGGCCTGGCGGACATCATCGCCAGTTCCGGCGAACGGATTTATTTCTTCCGCAACGTGGGGACACGAACCGAACCCATCTTCGAGGCACACCGCGACTGGATGCCCGGCGTTTGGAACAACGCGCCACTGGCAGGCACCCAATTCTTCGATTACGACGGCGATGGTCGGCTCGATGGCGTCGACGGTCCGCGCGTTTATCGAAACACCGGTCGTGGCAGCCCCGGCATCTTTGCCAGCCCGATTTCTTTATTGCAGCCGGGCCAGAAGATCGACCACCTCTCGGGCATTGGCGACGACTGGACATTTCAGCGTCTCTACGACCTGGACGACGACGGCACATTCGACTTGCTCGATGCCGATCACGCTGGACACATCTGGTGGCATCGCAACCGCGGCACAGCCAAGGCATGCGATTTCGACACGACCGGCGTACGGCTGAACCTCGCCGACGGCACGCCGCTTACCGTCGGCGGCAAGCGAACCGGCTTCGACGCCTTGCAGGGAGCCCGCGCCACTTATACCGCCGGCGACTTCGACGGCGACGGCCATGCCGATCTTGTGACCACCGATACCTTCGGCGACGTGGTTTATTTTCAGCAAGCGCCCCGCGGCGGCGCGGATACAAAAGTTCCCACATTCGAACCGGGCAAGAAGATCGCCAAGCTGCGCATCCGCGGCGTGCCCACGGCTTGCGATTGGAACGGTGACGGCCGATTGGACATCGTCGCCGGTTCGAGCGCCGCGGACGTGGTGGTCATACTCGGCAAACGCGCGGGTGATGTGGCAACGCGTGAAGGCGCGACATTCGACGAGCCGGCGCCAATCAAGCTGCCACCAGCGCCCGATGGCGCCGGCGCGCCCTTGGTCGTTACCGATTTTAACGGCGACGGCGACCTGGATATCATCCTGCACACGGCCTACGCCTACACGTGCTTTTACGAGCGTTCCTTCATCGACCGCGGTTATGCACGGGGGCACGTGGTGGCCCTGCAAACCAAGCCAAAGTAG